The Octadecabacter arcticus 238 genome contains a region encoding:
- the htpG gene encoding molecular chaperone HtpG: MTDTNAKETFSFQTEVGQLLDIVAGSLYSNREIFLRELISNASDACDKLRYETLTNPSLAKNADQFAVLLAADEKAKTLSVSDNGIGMNHDDLLETLGTIARSGTGAFLEALKEGEKGEVGLIGQFGVGFYSAFMVADSVDVLTRKAGEEQSWLWASDGKGQFAIEPGNRTECGTTVILHMKKDAKEFLEEARIRHIVKTYSDHISFPVLLDAEPLNSASAIWTRNPKEVTDDQHTEFYHHTSHAFDKPWLTLHNRVEGMVSHTSLLYVPSSAPFDLYDAERKSHVKLYVNRVFISENTKGLIPTYLRFLRGVVDSEDLSLNVSREMLQSDPALAKIKTALTKKVIGALKKKAQKAADEYSTFWGNFGAVFKEGLIEDPSLRDRILEVCRFSSTHNGELTSLSDYVERSKEGQDEIYYITGEDAKKIAQSPHLEGFKAKGVEVLLLSDHVDEFWLQHITEFEGKKFKSVTRGATNLDKISGDENADDDSDDDASSMGLNELIAAIKMELGEAVKDVRPSKRLTDSPVCLIADDGDMDVNLERLLKQHGQLQDGMPRILELNPDHRMVKKLAERAKSEGAASDDLLKDAAHLLLDQARISEGEIPADPASFVRRLSAVMDSAF, translated from the coding sequence ATGACAGATACAAATGCTAAAGAGACGTTCTCCTTTCAAACGGAAGTTGGTCAACTGCTCGACATCGTCGCCGGGTCTCTGTACTCAAATCGCGAGATTTTCCTCAGAGAATTGATATCAAACGCCTCTGATGCCTGCGATAAACTTCGCTATGAGACCCTTACTAATCCGTCACTCGCTAAGAATGCCGATCAATTTGCTGTTTTGCTTGCGGCAGATGAAAAGGCTAAGACGCTCTCGGTTTCGGACAACGGTATTGGGATGAACCACGATGATCTTCTCGAAACACTCGGAACAATCGCCAGATCAGGCACCGGTGCTTTTCTTGAAGCTCTGAAGGAAGGTGAGAAAGGCGAAGTAGGACTAATCGGCCAGTTTGGCGTGGGTTTCTATTCGGCTTTCATGGTTGCTGATAGCGTTGATGTTTTGACACGCAAAGCTGGAGAAGAACAAAGCTGGTTGTGGGCTTCAGACGGCAAAGGGCAGTTTGCAATCGAGCCCGGCAACAGAACCGAGTGCGGGACGACCGTTATTTTGCACATGAAGAAAGACGCGAAAGAATTCCTCGAAGAGGCGCGCATTCGCCATATCGTTAAAACATATTCCGATCACATCAGCTTTCCGGTGCTGCTTGATGCGGAACCGCTAAATTCGGCGTCAGCCATTTGGACGCGTAACCCCAAAGAGGTTACCGACGACCAGCACACAGAATTCTACCATCATACATCCCATGCATTCGACAAGCCCTGGCTTACCTTGCACAATCGGGTTGAAGGCATGGTCAGCCACACAAGCCTGCTTTACGTCCCATCATCAGCACCATTTGATCTGTATGACGCCGAACGCAAAAGCCATGTGAAGTTGTATGTGAACCGGGTGTTTATTTCCGAGAACACCAAGGGGCTTATCCCGACATACCTGCGGTTTCTACGCGGTGTTGTTGATTCAGAGGATCTGTCGCTGAATGTGTCTCGTGAGATGCTGCAATCTGACCCTGCGCTTGCCAAAATAAAAACCGCACTCACCAAAAAGGTGATCGGGGCACTTAAGAAGAAAGCACAAAAGGCCGCAGATGAGTATTCAACATTCTGGGGGAATTTTGGAGCGGTATTCAAAGAAGGTTTGATCGAAGATCCAAGTCTACGGGACAGAATTCTTGAAGTTTGCCGCTTTTCGTCCACCCACAACGGCGAACTGACGAGCCTGTCAGATTATGTAGAACGCAGCAAAGAGGGCCAGGACGAGATTTACTACATCACTGGGGAAGATGCGAAAAAGATCGCGCAGTCCCCACATCTTGAAGGGTTCAAAGCTAAGGGCGTGGAAGTGCTACTTTTGTCAGATCATGTTGATGAGTTTTGGCTTCAACACATCACCGAATTTGAAGGTAAGAAATTCAAGTCCGTAACGCGTGGAGCAACCAATCTTGATAAAATTAGCGGTGACGAGAATGCAGACGACGATAGCGATGATGACGCAAGTTCCATGGGTCTTAATGAGCTGATAGCAGCGATCAAAATGGAACTGGGTGAGGCTGTTAAAGATGTCCGCCCATCTAAACGATTAACCGATAGCCCCGTGTGTCTTATCGCTGATGACGGAGATATGGATGTCAACCTGGAGCGATTGCTGAAGCAGCATGGACAATTACAGGACGGCATGCCGCGCATTCTTGAGTTAAACCCGGACCATCGAATGGTGAAAAAACTGGCAGAACGCGCAAAATCCGAAGGCGCTGCGTCAGATGATTTGCTGAAAGATGCTGCGCATTTGTTACTAGACCAAGCGCGGATTTCTGAAGGTGAAATTCCAGCCGATCCGGCGAGTTTTGTTCGCCGTCTCAGTGCGGTTATGGACAGCGCATTTTAG
- a CDS encoding integrase core domain-containing protein has translation MQIIGLHKNVYKLYAWARTQECLDVYRIKYEGQVRQWDDLRTEGVSLSKCAEFVGISRATYYRHKRILKVLAQAIIPPSKAPKRCNKSQWGEAEKQLVLEARRDNETYGKEKIGAILRRDKKQTMSDSTVGRILSFLRKKGLITRSRSAPQKRKRNFSKGHAKGWKYRDYKDIVVGERVQIDHMTATKNGVTCKHFQAWERCSKHIHAQVYSNATARSAKRFLQELVEIAPYKIISIQVDGGSEFMADFETACEQMEIPLIVLPPARPKYNGGVERGNRTFREEFYACRDLIADSIGAMRFELRKAVNKYNTFRPHHALKGKTPMEYIRITQAKVV, from the coding sequence ATGCAAATCATCGGACTGCACAAGAACGTTTATAAACTTTATGCTTGGGCGCGGACACAAGAATGTTTGGACGTGTACCGTATCAAATACGAAGGTCAGGTTCGGCAATGGGACGACTTACGTACAGAGGGCGTTTCTCTATCAAAGTGCGCTGAATTCGTCGGCATCTCGCGCGCGACATATTACCGTCACAAGCGTATTTTGAAGGTTTTGGCGCAGGCAATCATACCGCCTTCAAAGGCTCCCAAACGCTGCAACAAGTCACAGTGGGGCGAGGCAGAAAAGCAATTGGTGCTTGAGGCCCGCCGCGACAATGAAACCTACGGTAAGGAGAAAATAGGGGCCATCTTGCGTCGCGACAAAAAGCAAACCATGAGCGATAGCACCGTGGGGCGCATTTTGAGCTTTCTAAGGAAAAAAGGCCTGATCACACGATCAAGATCTGCGCCCCAAAAGCGCAAGCGTAATTTTTCCAAGGGGCATGCCAAGGGATGGAAATATAGGGATTACAAAGATATTGTGGTTGGCGAGCGTGTGCAGATCGATCATATGACTGCCACGAAGAACGGCGTCACGTGCAAACACTTTCAAGCCTGGGAGAGGTGTAGCAAGCATATCCACGCGCAAGTTTATTCGAATGCCACGGCACGCTCTGCCAAACGGTTTTTGCAAGAACTCGTGGAAATAGCTCCCTATAAGATCATCTCAATTCAAGTCGATGGCGGGTCTGAGTTTATGGCCGATTTTGAGACAGCGTGCGAACAGATGGAGATCCCGCTCATTGTGCTGCCGCCAGCAAGGCCAAAATACAACGGTGGTGTCGAGCGCGGTAACCGCACCTTCCGCGAAGAGTTCTATGCATGTCGTGATCTCATTGCCGACAGCATAGGAGCGATGCGGTTTGAACTTCGAAAAGCCGTCAATAAATACAACACATTCAGGCCTCATCATGCCTTGAAAGGCAAGACACCAATGGAGTACATTCGAATCACTCAGGCCAAAGTCGTGTGA
- the tnpB gene encoding IS66 family insertion sequence element accessory protein TnpB (TnpB, as the term is used for proteins encoded by IS66 family insertion elements, is considered an accessory protein, since TnpC, encoded by a neighboring gene, is a DDE family transposase.), with amino-acid sequence MIPVLGDAKIWLAAGVTDMRRGFNGLAAQTAQVLAADPYAGHLFLFRGRRGDQIKMIWWDGQGACLFTKRLERGRFVWPSVKEGKVSLSRAQLAMLMEGIDWRILKKTWRPSMVG; translated from the coding sequence ATGATCCCTGTTTTGGGGGATGCGAAGATCTGGCTTGCCGCAGGAGTTACGGATATGCGGCGCGGCTTCAACGGGCTGGCGGCGCAGACCGCGCAGGTTCTTGCAGCTGACCCTTACGCGGGGCATCTATTTTTGTTCCGTGGCCGTCGTGGCGATCAGATCAAGATGATCTGGTGGGATGGTCAGGGCGCGTGCCTGTTTACCAAACGGCTTGAACGTGGACGGTTCGTATGGCCCTCAGTCAAGGAAGGTAAAGTCAGCCTAAGCCGCGCACAGCTTGCGATGCTGATGGAAGGCATAGACTGGCGTATTCTCAAGAAGACATGGCGTCCAAGTATGGTTGGATAG
- a CDS encoding transposase: protein MMNKTRRGRGSKYTDDFKRQLVAESHTAGVSVPMVAKKHGVGTNRIYAWRSDGRFQPDKSDIGQFTPVEIADAGMVDTPASSGTSILPVPHIEITLENGRKLSVSDGVDAGFVLELARGLAA from the coding sequence ATGATGAACAAGACTAGGCGTGGCCGAGGTTCCAAATACACGGATGATTTCAAGCGACAGCTTGTAGCGGAAAGCCACACTGCTGGCGTGAGTGTTCCAATGGTTGCCAAGAAGCACGGTGTGGGCACCAACCGGATTTATGCATGGCGCAGCGATGGGCGGTTTCAGCCTGACAAATCAGATATAGGCCAGTTCACCCCCGTAGAGATTGCCGATGCGGGTATGGTGGACACGCCTGCGTCATCCGGCACCAGCATCTTACCTGTCCCCCATATTGAGATCACACTTGAGAACGGTCGCAAGCTGAGCGTGAGCGACGGGGTTGATGCTGGCTTTGTGCTGGAACTGGCGCGAGGACTTGCAGCATGA
- a CDS encoding tyrosine-type recombinase/integrase: MPKLTETFSNKLPHAKAGTDKYWDAEIKGLVLFVGKRSKTWYFQKDVGGQTKRILIGRFPIISAQAARQTALGFALEMGRGAGKAAQIGAPTLEAAMEVYLARPKLRSETNKVGMRAQLTLHLKDWMRLPLDEISKAMTVRRHHDMAGSPSAANHVLRSFRAIYNHARRTGDLPECPTMAIEWFEDKPDGRIIENLKHWWKTIDDLPNPIHRVFYELLLFTGLRKTEVFTLKWDQIHEDRIHLPMTKNGRSFDLPILQLHHEILAPLRPLSREWVFPSPKSESGHITRPERLKYNPHMHRRTFATVAMEAGVLEEIVGRLLNHTPLSITGQRYTRPSLDALRPSMEIVCLELSKRLGGEHD, encoded by the coding sequence ATGCCAAAGCTCACAGAGACGTTTTCTAACAAATTGCCGCATGCGAAAGCAGGGACGGACAAGTACTGGGATGCGGAGATCAAAGGGCTGGTGCTCTTTGTGGGGAAGCGCTCGAAGACCTGGTACTTTCAAAAGGACGTTGGAGGTCAAACCAAGCGGATCCTGATTGGCCGGTTTCCCATCATCTCAGCGCAAGCCGCACGGCAGACCGCTCTCGGGTTTGCTTTGGAGATGGGCAGAGGGGCAGGGAAGGCGGCTCAGATTGGCGCGCCCACCTTGGAAGCCGCAATGGAAGTGTATCTGGCACGTCCAAAGCTGCGTTCTGAGACCAACAAGGTCGGGATGCGGGCCCAGCTTACGCTTCATCTGAAAGACTGGATGCGCCTGCCCCTGGACGAGATCAGCAAGGCGATGACAGTACGCCGTCATCACGACATGGCTGGATCGCCGTCAGCCGCCAATCATGTGCTTCGCAGCTTTCGCGCCATCTATAACCATGCTCGCCGGACTGGTGATCTGCCGGAATGCCCAACGATGGCAATCGAGTGGTTTGAAGATAAGCCGGACGGGCGGATTATTGAGAACCTGAAGCACTGGTGGAAGACGATTGATGATCTGCCCAATCCAATCCATCGGGTATTCTACGAGCTGCTATTGTTTACCGGCCTTCGCAAAACTGAAGTGTTCACCTTGAAGTGGGATCAAATACACGAAGACCGGATTCATCTGCCGATGACCAAGAACGGACGCAGCTTTGATCTACCTATCCTTCAGCTTCATCATGAGATCCTGGCACCGCTGCGTCCCCTCAGCAGGGAGTGGGTGTTTCCATCGCCAAAGTCAGAGTCCGGTCACATCACAAGGCCAGAGCGGCTCAAGTACAATCCGCACATGCATCGTCGGACATTTGCGACCGTGGCGATGGAAGCTGGTGTGTTGGAGGAGATTGTAGGGCGGCTGCTAAACCACACGCCGCTATCGATCACGGGGCAAAGATATACGCGGCCGTCGTTGGATGCATTGCGTCCGTCGATGGAGATTGTATGCTTGGAATTATCCAAACGGTTAGGGGGCGAACATGACTGA
- the tnpC gene encoding IS66 family transposase, which yields MSKTPPNLTNLPPEVQAYVAAQTAELSELKQAFLGSSLGHATVQKRLKDEMASVDAALSAERTAHARAIQNRDTIIADLRLQLHGHNKHRFGSKSESSAQLALELILEELEIEQAVETDDEPSDAEAKPPRTPRKRKPFPKGLKRVQKTITPSDACTDCGGSFKVLGTDVMEELEYVPGHYIVNQIGRPRLACTCCEAVVQAEMPSRPIPKSFVGPALMAHILCCKYGYHLPLYRQSQMFANEGIDLSGSLMAGWVGKCTKLLERVSDAIRDHVFEAQAIFMDDTTVKLLQKGNGKGKNKTKTARLWVYARKEDTWASGAPPAVWYQFSTSHEAEHPSKHLESYEGYAHADAYAGYNDAYRTGRVKEMACMAHVRREFFDLYESTKLPVAGEAVLRIKKLYDVETQARFLPPAERVALRQEYAKPIFDDLEVWLKEQLGKISSKTPLAKAIKYALARLPKARPYLDHGFLELDNNTAERAVRPVAVGRKNYLFMGSEAGGKSAAIAYTLIETAKMNKVNPEAWLAWVLERIQDHQANRINDLMPWAYQDMIDAKNAEAKAKDAA from the coding sequence ATGAGTAAGACCCCTCCAAATCTGACTAATCTGCCCCCTGAAGTACAGGCATACGTTGCCGCGCAAACAGCGGAATTGTCAGAGCTGAAGCAAGCGTTTCTCGGGTCATCCCTTGGCCATGCGACGGTACAAAAACGCCTCAAGGATGAGATGGCATCAGTGGACGCCGCCCTGAGTGCCGAGCGCACCGCTCATGCGCGGGCCATCCAGAACCGAGACACCATCATCGCCGATCTGCGCCTGCAACTCCACGGTCACAACAAGCACCGCTTTGGCTCAAAGTCGGAAAGCAGTGCACAGCTGGCGCTTGAGTTGATCCTTGAAGAACTTGAGATCGAACAAGCCGTTGAGACAGATGATGAACCCTCTGACGCTGAGGCCAAGCCGCCCCGCACACCGCGCAAGCGCAAACCTTTCCCAAAGGGGCTGAAGCGTGTCCAAAAGACCATCACCCCCAGTGATGCTTGCACCGACTGTGGCGGCAGCTTCAAAGTGCTTGGAACGGATGTGATGGAGGAGTTGGAATATGTCCCGGGACATTACATCGTGAACCAAATTGGCCGCCCGCGTCTGGCCTGCACCTGTTGTGAGGCCGTTGTTCAGGCTGAGATGCCAAGCCGACCCATTCCGAAGAGCTTTGTCGGCCCCGCGCTGATGGCCCACATCCTGTGCTGTAAATACGGCTATCATCTGCCGCTGTATCGCCAGAGCCAGATGTTTGCCAACGAGGGCATTGATCTGAGTGGATCGCTCATGGCGGGATGGGTCGGCAAATGCACCAAACTGCTGGAGCGCGTCTCAGATGCAATCCGCGATCACGTCTTTGAGGCGCAGGCGATCTTCATGGATGACACAACGGTCAAGCTGCTCCAGAAGGGCAATGGCAAAGGAAAGAATAAGACCAAAACCGCGCGACTGTGGGTCTATGCCCGAAAAGAAGACACTTGGGCCAGCGGAGCTCCACCTGCGGTGTGGTACCAGTTCTCCACCAGCCATGAGGCGGAGCATCCCAGCAAGCATCTCGAAAGCTATGAAGGCTACGCCCATGCGGATGCCTATGCTGGGTATAATGACGCCTACCGCACGGGGCGGGTCAAAGAGATGGCATGCATGGCCCATGTGCGGCGTGAGTTCTTTGACCTTTATGAAAGCACAAAGCTGCCCGTGGCGGGCGAAGCCGTGCTGCGGATTAAAAAGCTCTATGATGTTGAGACACAAGCGCGGTTCCTGCCCCCTGCGGAACGCGTGGCCCTGCGTCAGGAATACGCCAAGCCGATCTTTGATGACCTGGAAGTCTGGCTTAAAGAGCAACTGGGCAAGATCTCTAGCAAGACGCCGCTGGCCAAGGCGATCAAATATGCACTGGCGCGCCTGCCAAAGGCACGGCCCTATCTTGATCACGGCTTTCTTGAGCTGGACAACAACACAGCCGAGCGCGCAGTGCGCCCTGTGGCCGTGGGACGCAAAAACTATCTCTTCATGGGATCAGAAGCAGGCGGCAAATCTGCAGCAATTGCTTATACGTTGATAGAGACCGCCAAGATGAACAAAGTGAATCCCGAAGCCTGGCTCGCATGGGTGCTGGAACGCATCCAGGACCATCAAGCAAACCGTATCAACGATCTCATGCCGTGGGCCTATCAGGACATGATCGATGCTAAAAACGCCGAGGCCAAGGCAAAAGACGCAGCTTGA
- a CDS encoding DUF429 domain-containing protein, with the protein MTIETLIGFDSAWTDKNPGAISMITHNQGNLVDFMPPRLVRFEEATEMVQRAASASDFTLIALDQPTLVPSFEGMRPVERVVGSVVNAIGGGVQPANRSRESMFGQGAPVWQFLDRVGARENPTAAREASHGLFLIEVFPALALASIIPTIWHRRRAARYNPRQRKTFVHADWELVTDGIASLAQQWGVEPIVTAANELGKLQSPTKSDQDKLDALICLTTAWTWRSRPREELMVIGDGISGYMVTPVSGDTRPVLVESALRRSVPVDSPWDEDGLRTINQLSTNLFKSSVAAAARRQPGPSALQNADQVSIHKICPECGKVFTGKGWGGIDAHWRAHHDDIMPYNLAWPIIKKGGRPSMQNCT; encoded by the coding sequence ATGACAATTGAAACCCTTATCGGGTTTGACTCCGCATGGACGGACAAAAACCCTGGTGCAATTAGTATGATTACGCACAATCAAGGGAATCTGGTGGATTTTATGCCTCCCCGTTTGGTTCGATTTGAAGAAGCTACCGAGATGGTCCAACGAGCGGCATCAGCTTCAGATTTCACGCTTATTGCATTGGATCAACCAACTCTAGTCCCCAGCTTTGAAGGTATGAGGCCGGTCGAACGCGTTGTGGGGAGTGTCGTAAATGCAATTGGAGGAGGAGTTCAGCCAGCAAACCGCAGCAGGGAGTCTATGTTTGGACAGGGTGCCCCCGTTTGGCAGTTCTTAGATCGTGTTGGTGCACGTGAGAATCCCACTGCTGCGAGAGAGGCCTCACATGGCCTTTTCTTGATTGAAGTATTCCCGGCCCTAGCCTTGGCGTCGATTATCCCAACCATTTGGCACCGAAGACGAGCAGCAAGGTACAACCCTAGACAACGCAAAACATTCGTCCATGCCGATTGGGAGCTTGTCACAGATGGTATTGCGAGTTTGGCACAGCAATGGGGAGTCGAGCCTATTGTGACTGCTGCAAATGAGTTGGGTAAATTACAAAGTCCAACAAAATCAGACCAAGACAAACTCGATGCGTTGATATGTTTGACGACCGCTTGGACTTGGAGGTCCCGCCCAAGGGAGGAGTTGATGGTAATTGGCGACGGCATCTCCGGCTATATGGTCACGCCTGTTAGCGGTGATACCAGACCTGTCTTAGTGGAGTCAGCTTTGCGTAGAAGTGTTCCGGTGGATAGTCCTTGGGATGAAGACGGTCTTCGCACAATCAACCAACTAAGTACGAACTTGTTCAAAAGTTCCGTAGCCGCAGCTGCACGTCGACAGCCAGGTCCCTCTGCGCTGCAAAATGCTGACCAAGTTTCAATTCACAAGATATGCCCCGAGTGTGGCAAAGTATTCACTGGAAAGGGTTGGGGCGGAATAGATGCGCATTGGAGAGCACACCACGATGACATCATGCCCTACAACTTGGCATGGCCAATCATCAAAAAGGGTGGAAGGCCATCGATGCAAAATTGTACGTGA
- a CDS encoding cupin domain-containing protein, translating into MNAITKLSVNANTTPDTNDLDGWVVVDGNPTMRTWALHTNSDGTMLSGVWEATPGTYHATYTAYEFVHMISGRIVITPDGGTSVTVRAGDAFVVEADFKGTWKIEEPVRKHFDFKL; encoded by the coding sequence ATGAATGCAATCACCAAACTCTCAGTTAATGCTAACACCACCCCAGACACCAACGACCTAGACGGCTGGGTTGTCGTTGACGGAAATCCGACAATGCGTACTTGGGCTTTACATACGAACTCGGACGGCACCATGCTATCGGGCGTGTGGGAAGCAACACCTGGCACCTACCATGCAACATACACAGCTTATGAATTCGTCCACATGATCTCTGGCCGCATCGTAATTACACCAGATGGCGGAACGTCTGTAACGGTTCGGGCCGGCGATGCCTTCGTTGTAGAAGCTGATTTCAAAGGGACATGGAAAATTGAAGAGCCAGTGCGCAAGCACTTTGACTTTAAGCTATAG
- a CDS encoding IS3 family transposase (programmed frameshift) — MVMPSQSPLSPDAGSGAVLAPTSPPRVVNAPLAPTAELTSIPKRRNFTAKYKLRILDETDQVADTGGVSAILRREGLYSSALTDWRRARAAGTLGALQPMRRGPQKAPANPLQAELAKANREVTALRRRLDQAEAIIAIQKKVAGLLDEMGADARAQRQIMMAVAIALPTGSGLTSAVCAALSLSRASVLRQRAALTAPPRTRPPRAASSRALPERERDQVLHHLREPRFADQTPTEVFATLLDEGTYLCSIRTMYRILAAQGEVGERRRQRTHPVYQKPELLAEAPNQVWSWDITKLRGPVKWSYFYLYVILDIFSRRVVGWRVEHAESASQFKELFIDAMEKHEVPRDQLTLHADRGGPMKAKTTALMLVDLGVLKSHSRPHTSNDNPFSEAHFKTLKYQPEFPKNFETIEQARAFCRRFFAWYNQDHHHAGIGLMTPDQIHFGQAQEIYTARQATLDAAFLATPERFVHKPPKPPQIPTAVWINPPKPTEETQA, encoded by the exons ATGGTTATGCCTTCACAATCACCACTTTCGCCAGATGCTGGATCTGGAGCCGTTTTGGCCCCGACGTCGCCTCCCCGCGTTGTTAATGCGCCGTTGGCTCCCACAGCGGAACTGACGAGCATCCCGAAGCGACGCAACTTCACAGCCAAATACAAACTGCGCATTCTGGATGAGACGGACCAAGTGGCAGACACTGGCGGGGTTTCCGCCATTCTACGGCGGGAGGGGCTTTATTCCTCTGCACTGACCGATTGGCGCCGTGCGCGGGCGGCCGGCACATTGGGTGCATTGCAGCCAATGCGCCGTGGCCCACAAAAGGCACCTGCCAATCCATTGCAAGCTGAGCTGGCCAAGGCCAACCGTGAGGTGACAGCCTTGCGGCGCCGTCTGGATCAGGCGGAAGCCATCATTGCCATCCAAAAAAAAGTGGCGGGACTTCTGGACGAGATGG GAGCAGACGCAAGAGCGCAGCGGCAAATCATGATGGCCGTCGCGATTGCATTGCCCACCGGCAGCGGCTTGACCTCGGCTGTCTGCGCCGCGCTATCATTATCGCGCGCGAGCGTTCTTCGACAGCGTGCGGCGCTGACGGCACCACCACGCACACGCCCACCGCGCGCAGCGTCTTCGCGGGCTCTGCCGGAAAGGGAAAGAGACCAGGTATTGCACCACCTGCGCGAACCCCGCTTTGCGGATCAGACGCCCACAGAGGTCTTTGCCACCTTGCTGGATGAAGGCACCTATCTGTGTTCAATCCGCACGATGTATCGGATATTGGCCGCGCAGGGCGAAGTTGGCGAACGCCGCCGACAGCGCACACATCCCGTCTATCAAAAGCCTGAACTTCTAGCTGAAGCCCCCAATCAGGTCTGGTCTTGGGACATCACCAAGCTGAGGGGCCCGGTGAAATGGTCCTACTTCTATCTCTATGTCATCCTCGACATCTTCAGCCGCCGCGTTGTTGGCTGGCGCGTCGAGCACGCGGAGAGCGCCAGCCAGTTCAAAGAGCTGTTCATCGACGCGATGGAAAAACACGAGGTTCCACGCGATCAGCTGACATTGCATGCAGATCGCGGTGGGCCCATGAAGGCAAAGACGACAGCCCTGATGCTGGTTGATCTTGGTGTGCTCAAGTCCCACAGTCGGCCCCACACCTCAAACGACAACCCGTTCTCCGAAGCCCACTTCAAAACACTGAAATATCAGCCAGAGTTCCCCAAGAACTTTGAAACCATCGAGCAGGCTCGCGCATTCTGCCGCAGGTTCTTTGCATGGTATAACCAAGACCATCATCACGCCGGGATTGGTCTGATGACGCCCGACCAAATCCATTTTGGGCAGGCCCAAGAAATCTACACCGCGCGACAAGCAACACTAGACGCGGCATTCCTCGCCACGCCCGAACGCTTCGTACACAAACCACCAAAACCGCCTCAAATCCCGACCGCCGTCTGGATCAACCCACCAAAACCAACCGAAGAAACCCAAGCCTAA
- a CDS encoding AEC family transporter — protein MLTIFLAIAPVFALILMGYGLRRGGIPSTEFWNLNDRLVYWVLMPALFFAKISVADLSGGLGNYAVLLYAGFFTAIFCGWLFGRRVAAPQASSLLQGSARFNTFIGLAIAEAVFGTTGLQIAVLGSALLVPVVNVTVVTLMTRQLGGGGKSILHGLVKNPLILSICAGVLFNLAGLNAVPVLHEMTRILGDAALPMMLLCVGANLKLRGLTGSIKIIGLSMIGKFLINPAAVILAAWILGPDPLAFQIALIFAALPTGVASYTLAREMRGDASLMAAIITTQTLLSFVTLPLTLLIGQVVLSLN, from the coding sequence ATGCTGACAATATTTTTGGCCATTGCACCGGTCTTTGCCCTGATCCTGATGGGCTACGGGTTGCGGCGTGGTGGTATCCCTTCGACTGAGTTTTGGAACCTAAATGACCGGCTGGTTTATTGGGTTCTCATGCCAGCGTTGTTCTTCGCTAAAATCTCTGTGGCTGATTTGAGCGGAGGGTTGGGAAATTACGCAGTTCTCCTCTATGCGGGTTTCTTTACTGCAATCTTTTGCGGGTGGTTGTTTGGACGCCGGGTTGCGGCTCCACAGGCCAGTTCGCTTTTGCAAGGCAGTGCGCGGTTCAATACCTTCATCGGCCTCGCAATAGCGGAGGCTGTCTTCGGAACGACGGGATTGCAGATCGCGGTGCTAGGCTCTGCACTTTTGGTGCCGGTGGTGAATGTCACGGTCGTTACCTTGATGACGCGGCAGCTAGGTGGGGGCGGCAAATCAATCTTACATGGGCTTGTGAAAAACCCACTGATCCTGAGCATCTGTGCTGGGGTGCTTTTCAACCTCGCTGGGTTAAACGCAGTCCCGGTGCTGCATGAAATGACCCGTATTCTTGGTGATGCGGCATTGCCGATGATGTTGCTCTGTGTCGGTGCTAACCTCAAACTTCGTGGGCTTACGGGGTCCATTAAGATCATCGGGTTATCGATGATTGGCAAGTTTCTGATTAACCCTGCAGCGGTTATTCTAGCCGCGTGGATCCTCGGGCCCGATCCATTAGCCTTTCAAATTGCCTTGATCTTCGCTGCTTTGCCCACTGGTGTGGCCAGTTACACGCTTGCTCGTGAAATGCGGGGAGATGCCTCCCTGATGGCGGCAATCATTACAACACAAACACTACTGAGCTTCGTTACGTTGCCGCTAACGCTGCTTATCGGGCAGGTGGTGTTGTCTTTAAATTGA